Proteins encoded in a region of the Methanobrevibacter millerae genome:
- a CDS encoding RNA-guided pseudouridylation complex pseudouridine synthase subunit Cbf5 has translation MKTNLITKSKSITNPEYGCKPEDREITDYINNGVINLDKPSGPTSHEVDSWVKRILKLDKTGHGGTLDPKVTGILPVGLADATRAIQLLLTAPKEYVCLLTFHADVPESEIRRVFEEFTGKIFQLPPVKSAVKRELRTRNVYYSTIYEIKGRDVLFRIGCEAGTYVRTYCHNIGEALGVGAHMAELRRTQVGSFRERENLVTLQDVTDAYHFYIEDGDESFLREAIMPMERAADYLPKVVIKDSAVDAICHGADLASGGVAYLSDNIKKGDIVAIETLKGELVGAGNSLYFTDEILEAEGGFVVNTSKVFMKPGVYPRLWK, from the coding sequence ATGAAAACTAATTTAATTACAAAATCCAAATCCATTACAAATCCTGAATATGGGTGTAAACCTGAGGATAGGGAAATTACTGATTATATTAATAATGGAGTTATTAATTTAGATAAACCTTCAGGACCAACATCCCATGAAGTAGACTCATGGGTAAAACGAATTTTAAAATTAGATAAAACTGGTCATGGGGGTACGCTTGATCCTAAAGTTACGGGTATTTTACCTGTAGGTTTGGCTGATGCAACCCGTGCAATACAGTTATTATTAACTGCTCCAAAGGAATATGTGTGTTTACTTACATTTCATGCTGATGTGCCTGAAAGTGAAATTCGTCGTGTTTTTGAGGAGTTTACCGGTAAAATTTTTCAATTGCCACCTGTTAAATCTGCCGTCAAACGTGAATTAAGAACACGTAATGTTTACTATTCTACTATTTATGAAATTAAAGGCCGTGATGTTTTATTTAGAATAGGATGTGAAGCAGGAACTTATGTAAGAACATACTGCCACAATATTGGTGAAGCTTTGGGAGTTGGAGCTCATATGGCGGAGCTTAGAAGAACGCAGGTCGGATCTTTTCGTGAACGTGAAAATTTAGTTACATTACAGGATGTAACTGATGCATATCATTTCTACATTGAAGATGGAGATGAATCATTTTTGCGTGAAGCAATAATGCCAATGGAGAGGGCTGCTGACTATTTGCCGAAAGTAGTGATAAAGGATTCTGCTGTTGATGCAATCTGTCATGGGGCAGACCTTGCAAGCGGTGGGGTGGCTTATTTGTCTGATAACATTAAAAAAGGCGATATTGTGGCTATAGAAACCCTTAAAGGTGAATTGGTTGGTGCAGGAAATTCATTGTATTTTACAGATGAGATTCTTGAAGCTGAAGGTGGTTTTGTAGTAAATACATCAAAAGTATTCATGAAACCTGGTGTATATCCAAGATTGTGGAAATAA
- a CDS encoding adenylate kinase, with product MKLVVLTGIPGSGSTTVLNKALEEVDYVHLNYGDIMTELAIEEKIVDDRDALRKLPAETQKEIQAKAAKRIKERSEENNVIVDTHCTINTPSGFLPGLPIWVLEQLQPDLFIMVEANPDEIIYRRMNDDTRSRDVEKASDIQLHQEMNRAASMAYATLTGATVKIIANHDNHLPKTISKLVEVLK from the coding sequence TTGAAATTAGTAGTATTAACAGGAATTCCAGGTTCAGGTAGTACAACTGTGCTCAATAAAGCTCTTGAGGAAGTTGATTATGTCCATTTAAACTATGGGGACATAATGACTGAACTTGCAATTGAAGAAAAAATTGTTGATGATAGAGATGCTTTAAGGAAATTACCTGCTGAAACTCAAAAAGAGATTCAAGCTAAAGCTGCTAAAAGAATCAAAGAAAGATCTGAAGAAAATAATGTGATTGTAGATACTCATTGTACTATCAATACTCCTTCTGGATTTTTACCAGGTCTTCCTATTTGGGTTTTAGAACAATTACAACCTGACTTGTTCATTATGGTTGAAGCAAATCCTGATGAGATTATTTACAGAAGAATGAATGATGATACTCGTTCCCGTGATGTTGAAAAAGCAAGTGATATTCAATTACATCAAGAAATGAATAGGGCTGCTTCTATGGCATATGCAACATTAACTGGAGCTACAGTAAAAATCATTGCTAATCATGATAATCATTTGCCAAAAACTATATCAAAATTAGTAGAAGTTTTAAAATAG
- the secY gene encoding preprotein translocase subunit SecY: MSSLEVLEPMFKFLPEVKSPVHHEDFNEKLKWTALILVLYYILTQIPLYGLSPAAVDNFAALRAVMAGSFGSILTLGIGPIVTASIVLQLLVGSGLLDLDLSSHKDKSHFQATQKLLSIVFTMFEAGVLVLTGNLVPIDNSYLGVLFLQLVIGAVLVIYLDEVVSKWGFGSGIGLFIAAGVCQQILVGTFNFLPGTDGIMTGAIPGFIQSIAAGAANFTLLIPLIATICVFLVVVYGESIRVEIPISHGAVKGHGRIRGSVGKYPLKFVYASNMPVILTSALLVNVTLLANVFQKIGFPILGQIENGKAVNGAAWLLSTPNNIGMFATEPIHIIVYAIFFLACCVLFSYLWVEISGLNAKKISEQLYNSGIQIPGFRSSKRQLYKILKKYIPALTIISGLYVGIIAFFADLTGALGGGTGVLLTVGIIHKLYEEMAEEQLMSSNPLLRKVLGGD; the protein is encoded by the coding sequence ATGTCATCTCTTGAAGTATTGGAGCCAATGTTTAAGTTTTTACCTGAAGTAAAATCTCCTGTTCATCATGAAGATTTTAATGAAAAACTTAAATGGACTGCTCTTATTTTGGTATTATATTACATTTTAACTCAAATACCCTTATACGGATTAAGTCCGGCTGCTGTGGATAACTTTGCAGCTTTAAGGGCAGTTATGGCTGGAAGTTTCGGTTCAATTCTTACTTTGGGAATTGGTCCTATTGTTACTGCATCAATTGTATTGCAGTTATTAGTCGGTTCTGGTTTATTAGATTTGGATCTTTCTTCACACAAAGACAAGTCTCATTTCCAAGCTACTCAAAAACTGTTATCTATTGTTTTTACAATGTTTGAGGCGGGTGTTCTAGTATTAACTGGTAACTTAGTACCAATTGATAATTCTTATCTTGGTGTATTATTCCTTCAACTTGTAATTGGTGCAGTTTTAGTTATATATTTGGATGAAGTTGTTTCTAAATGGGGATTCGGTAGTGGTATTGGTTTATTCATTGCTGCTGGTGTATGTCAACAAATTCTTGTTGGAACATTCAATTTCTTACCGGGCACTGATGGAATAATGACTGGTGCTATTCCAGGATTTATACAATCTATTGCTGCTGGTGCTGCTAATTTCACATTATTAATTCCATTAATTGCAACAATTTGTGTATTCTTGGTTGTTGTTTATGGAGAATCTATCCGTGTTGAAATTCCAATTTCACATGGTGCTGTAAAAGGACATGGAAGAATTAGAGGTTCTGTTGGTAAATATCCTTTAAAATTCGTTTATGCAAGTAACATGCCAGTTATTTTAACAAGTGCACTTCTTGTAAACGTTACACTTTTGGCAAATGTTTTCCAAAAAATTGGTTTCCCTATTTTAGGTCAAATCGAAAACGGTAAAGCTGTAAATGGTGCTGCATGGTTATTGTCAACACCAAATAATATTGGAATGTTCGCTACAGAACCTATACATATTATTGTATATGCTATATTCTTCTTGGCATGTTGTGTTTTATTCTCATACTTGTGGGTTGAAATCAGTGGATTAAATGCTAAGAAAATTTCAGAACAACTTTACAATTCAGGTATCCAAATACCTGGTTTCAGAAGCAGTAAACGTCAATTATATAAAATTTTGAAAAAATATATTCCTGCTCTTACCATTATAAGTGGTTTATATGTAGGTATTATTGCATTCTTTGCAGATTTAACTGGTGCTTTAGGTGGAGGTACCGGTGTATTGCTTACTGTAGGTATTATACATAAGCTATATGAAGAAATGGCTGAAGAACAATTAATGTCTTCAAATCCACTACTTAGGAAAGTTTTAGGAGGAGATTAA
- a CDS encoding 30S ribosomal protein S4e — translation MAKMGSRKHLKRYKAPKTWPIHPKEDTWTVKPSAGSHAIVDAIPLTLVIRDILKLADNSREAKRIINSGNVLVDGRVVKDYKFPVGFQDVIEIPKTGEIYRVLLDTKGRLQLKLIEENDLKLSKIVNKTTIKGGKIQLNLHDGKNLILDENDYNVGDVICLKVPEQEIKEVYPLEIGATVLVTGGKHTGELGTVSEIIENQSSNPNTIIIENSAKDEFLTLKDYAFVVGSDAPAISLLEVNK, via the coding sequence ATGGCTAAAATGGGATCTAGAAAACATCTTAAAAGATATAAAGCACCTAAAACTTGGCCTATTCATCCTAAAGAAGATACCTGGACAGTTAAACCTTCCGCAGGTTCTCATGCTATTGTTGATGCAATTCCATTAACTTTAGTTATCAGAGATATTTTAAAATTAGCAGATAATTCTAGAGAAGCTAAAAGGATTATTAACTCAGGTAATGTTTTAGTAGATGGCAGAGTTGTCAAAGATTATAAATTCCCAGTTGGTTTCCAAGATGTTATAGAAATTCCAAAAACTGGTGAGATTTACAGAGTTCTTTTAGACACTAAAGGAAGATTACAATTAAAATTAATCGAAGAAAATGATTTAAAATTAAGTAAAATTGTTAATAAAACCACTATTAAAGGTGGAAAAATTCAATTAAACTTACACGATGGTAAAAATCTCATTCTCGATGAAAATGATTACAATGTTGGAGATGTAATTTGTTTAAAAGTACCTGAACAAGAAATTAAAGAAGTTTATCCTTTAGAAATTGGTGCTACTGTTCTTGTTACTGGTGGTAAACACACTGGTGAATTAGGTACTGTAAGTGAAATTATTGAAAATCAATCATCAAATCCAAATACTATTATCATCGAAAATAGTGCAAAAGATGAATTTTTAACTTTAAAAGATTATGCATTTGTAGTTGGTAGCGATGCTCCAGCAATTTCTTTATTGGAGGTTAATAAATGA
- a CDS encoding 50S ribosomal protein L14e produces MASIEVGRVCVKTAGREAGEKCAIVEIIDENYVEVIGEAVKNRRCNIAHLEPTEETIDVSGDADSIKAALADL; encoded by the coding sequence ATGGCATCAATTGAAGTAGGAAGAGTATGTGTTAAAACTGCTGGAAGAGAAGCTGGTGAAAAATGTGCAATCGTTGAAATCATCGACGAAAACTATGTTGAAGTTATCGGAGAAGCTGTTAAAAACAGAAGATGTAACATTGCTCACTTAGAACCAACTGAAGAAACTATCGATGTTTCTGGCGACGCTGACTCTATCAAAGCAGCTTTAGCTGATTTATAA
- a CDS encoding 30S ribosomal protein S8, whose product MSLMDPLADALTNIRNNELQVNDSCVISPASKLIGEVLSTMQKENYIGNFEYIDDNRAGKFTVELLGNINKCGVIKPRHAVKKDEFEKFEKRYLPAKNFGILIVTTPQGIMTHYEAKEKGIGGRLLAYMY is encoded by the coding sequence ATGAGTCTTATGGATCCTCTTGCAGATGCTTTAACAAATATTAGAAATAACGAATTACAAGTAAACGACTCTTGTGTTATTTCTCCTGCTTCCAAATTAATCGGGGAAGTTTTAAGCACAATGCAAAAAGAGAATTATATTGGTAACTTTGAATACATCGATGACAATAGAGCAGGAAAATTCACAGTTGAATTATTAGGTAACATTAACAAATGTGGTGTTATCAAACCTCGTCACGCTGTAAAGAAAGATGAATTTGAGAAATTTGAAAAAAGATATTTGCCAGCAAAAAACTTCGGTATTTTAATTGTCACTACTCCTCAGGGAATTATGACTCACTATGAGGCTAAAGAAAAAGGAATTGGTGGACGTTTGTTGGCTTACATGTATTAG
- a CDS encoding 50S ribosomal protein L19e, producing MNLTTQKRLAASILKVGLNRVWIDPERIEEVSMAITRDGVKQLINDGAIKAKPQKGISSYRSKKIAEQKAKGKRKGAGSRKGAKKARTPKKKQWMTTIRALRKDLKEMREDEVIDATTYRKLYKMAKGGAFRSKSYMRNYARDHDLIKGDE from the coding sequence ATGAATCTTACAACTCAAAAAAGATTAGCTGCAAGTATCCTCAAAGTAGGGCTTAATCGTGTATGGATTGATCCTGAAAGAATTGAAGAAGTATCCATGGCGATTACTAGAGATGGAGTTAAGCAGTTAATTAATGATGGAGCTATTAAAGCAAAACCTCAAAAAGGTATTAGTAGCTACAGATCTAAAAAAATCGCAGAACAAAAAGCAAAAGGAAAAAGAAAAGGTGCAGGTAGTAGAAAAGGTGCAAAAAAAGCTCGTACTCCTAAGAAAAAACAATGGATGACTACAATCAGAGCTTTAAGAAAAGACCTTAAAGAAATGCGTGAAGATGAAGTTATTGATGCTACCACTTACCGTAAATTATACAAAATGGCAAAAGGTGGAGCTTTCAGAAGTAAATCTTACATGAGAAACTACGCACGTGACCATGACTTAATTAAAGGAGATGAGTAA
- the rpsE gene encoding 30S ribosomal protein S5: MSFNIDEWEPKTKMGQLVKDGTITDIDEIFEKGLPIMELEIVDALIPDLEEEVMDVNLVQRMHKSGRKVNFRVIVAVGNKDGYVGLGQGKAKEVGPAIRKAVDNAKYNIIKVRRGCGDWGCVCGREHTVPFKVQGKTSSVSVNLMPAPAGVGLVIGDVGKTILKLAGIHDVWSQSFGQTQTTVNFANAVFDALKTLSEVKASKEDLKKMGVNY, from the coding sequence ATGAGTTTTAATATTGATGAATGGGAACCTAAAACTAAAATGGGTCAATTAGTTAAAGATGGAACCATTACTGATATCGATGAAATCTTTGAAAAAGGTCTTCCAATTATGGAATTAGAAATAGTTGATGCCTTAATTCCGGATTTAGAAGAAGAAGTAATGGATGTTAACTTAGTTCAAAGGATGCATAAATCCGGTAGAAAAGTTAATTTCAGAGTAATTGTTGCTGTAGGTAACAAAGATGGTTATGTTGGATTAGGTCAAGGTAAAGCTAAAGAGGTTGGACCTGCAATCAGAAAAGCTGTTGATAATGCTAAATATAACATTATCAAAGTAAGAAGAGGCTGTGGTGATTGGGGTTGTGTTTGTGGAAGAGAACACACAGTACCTTTCAAAGTACAAGGTAAAACCAGTAGTGTTAGCGTAAACTTAATGCCTGCACCTGCAGGAGTAGGTTTAGTAATTGGTGATGTAGGTAAAACCATTTTAAAACTTGCTGGTATTCACGATGTATGGTCTCAATCTTTCGGTCAAACCCAAACTACTGTTAACTTTGCTAATGCAGTATTTGATGCTTTAAAAACTTTAAGTGAAGTTAAAGCAAGTAAAGAAGACCTCAAGAAAATGGGAGTTAACTATTAA
- the rplX gene encoding 50S ribosomal protein L24 codes for MSKQPRKQRKALYNAPAHARGKHLSATLSKDLRADLGKRSLPLRSGDKVRVLRGDFKGHEGEVLSVDYTSYKVTIEEVTLSKPDGTAVFLPVDPSNLMIIDADTKDDRRIKNRGDN; via the coding sequence ATGTCAAAACAACCAAGAAAACAAAGAAAAGCTCTTTATAATGCTCCTGCTCACGCACGTGGTAAACACTTAAGTGCTACTTTAAGTAAAGATTTAAGGGCAGATTTAGGTAAAAGATCTTTACCATTAAGATCAGGAGATAAAGTTAGAGTTCTCCGTGGAGATTTCAAAGGACATGAAGGAGAAGTTCTTTCAGTTGATTATACTTCTTACAAAGTTACTATTGAAGAAGTTACTTTATCAAAACCAGATGGAACTGCAGTTTTCCTTCCAGTTGATCCATCTAACTTAATGATTATTGATGCTGATACAAAAGACGATAGAAGAATTAAAAATAGAGGAGATAATTAA
- a CDS encoding uL15m family ribosomal protein codes for MIRTKRKINKLRGSRSNGGGCTKKRRGAGNKGGKGKAGAGKQHWTWTVIHDPDHFGKHGFKRPQKMIKKVNSVNLSYLEEKADDLIADGKASMDGDAIVIDVTELGYDKVLAKGKISKTFKISAPKFSASAIEKIEEVGGEAIEL; via the coding sequence ATGATTAGAACAAAACGTAAAATTAACAAACTCAGAGGTTCTAGATCCAACGGAGGAGGCTGTACTAAAAAACGTAGAGGTGCAGGTAACAAAGGTGGAAAAGGTAAAGCTGGAGCCGGAAAACAACACTGGACTTGGACTGTTATCCACGATCCTGATCATTTCGGTAAACATGGTTTTAAAAGACCTCAAAAAATGATTAAAAAAGTTAATTCTGTTAACTTAAGTTACTTAGAAGAAAAAGCTGATGATTTAATTGCTGATGGAAAAGCATCCATGGATGGAGATGCTATTGTTATTGATGTGACCGAATTAGGTTATGATAAAGTTTTAGCTAAAGGTAAAATCTCTAAAACTTTCAAAATTTCAGCTCCTAAATTCTCAGCATCTGCTATTGAAAAAATTGAAGAAGTAGGAGGAGAGGCTATAGAATTATAG
- a CDS encoding 50S ribosomal protein L18 yields MAQGTNYKVAFRRRREGKTDYGARIKLIDYEKSRLVVRISNAQATVQVIDYTPEGDVTVASAVGKQLSNYGYLGNAGNITGVYLTGYLCAKRALAAGVDYAILDIGLRSPIKGSKIFAALKGAVDAGLEVPHGDFIFPEDERIRGEHIANYAESLDDEDKAKKFSKYLERGLEPADLPENFDETIKKIDEAEE; encoded by the coding sequence ATGGCACAAGGAACTAATTATAAAGTAGCATTTAGAAGAAGAAGAGAAGGAAAAACCGATTACGGTGCTAGGATTAAATTAATTGATTACGAAAAATCTCGTTTAGTTGTTAGAATTTCTAACGCTCAAGCTACTGTTCAAGTTATAGATTACACTCCTGAAGGAGATGTCACTGTTGCATCTGCTGTTGGTAAACAATTATCTAACTACGGTTACTTAGGAAATGCTGGTAATATTACTGGTGTTTATTTAACTGGTTACCTCTGTGCTAAAAGAGCTTTAGCTGCAGGTGTAGACTATGCAATTTTAGACATTGGTTTAAGATCTCCTATTAAAGGTTCTAAAATATTCGCAGCTCTCAAAGGTGCTGTTGATGCAGGTTTAGAAGTTCCTCACGGAGACTTTATTTTCCCTGAAGACGAACGTATTAGAGGAGAACATATCGCAAATTATGCTGAATCTTTAGATGATGAAGATAAAGCTAAAAAATTCTCAAAGTATTTAGAAAGAGGTTTAGAGCCTGCAGACTTACCTGAAAACTTTGATGAAACTATTAAGAAGATTGATGAGGCAGAGGAATAA
- a CDS encoding 50S ribosomal protein L6, whose protein sequence is MVVAAAIREEIEIPEGVEVIIENNEVTVKGPNGEDSRKFTYPNVSIKKDEDNVVLETAFPKKKDKAMIGTTKAHINNMITGVTDGFEYHMKIVFAHFPMTVKVEKDIVNIDNFLGERHPRTAKIVGSAKVAVKGDEVTITGINKEHVGQTMANLEQATKIKGRDPRVFQDGIYLTSKE, encoded by the coding sequence ATGGTAGTAGCTGCAGCTATAAGGGAAGAAATTGAAATCCCTGAAGGCGTTGAAGTTATAATTGAAAATAATGAGGTCACTGTAAAAGGACCTAATGGAGAAGATTCCAGAAAATTTACTTATCCTAATGTAAGTATTAAAAAAGATGAAGACAATGTTGTTTTAGAAACAGCATTTCCTAAAAAGAAAGATAAAGCAATGATTGGAACCACAAAAGCACACATCAACAATATGATTACTGGTGTAACTGATGGTTTTGAATATCATATGAAAATCGTATTTGCTCACTTTCCAATGACTGTAAAAGTCGAAAAAGATATCGTAAATATTGACAATTTCCTCGGGGAAAGACACCCAAGAACTGCAAAAATTGTAGGTAGTGCTAAAGTAGCAGTTAAAGGTGATGAGGTAACAATTACTGGTATTAATAAGGAACATGTTGGTCAAACCATGGCTAACTTAGAACAAGCAACTAAAATTAAAGGAAGAGATCCTAGAGTATTCCAAGACGGAATATACTTAACTAGCAAAGAATAA
- a CDS encoding DUF106 domain-containing protein, with product MADIFSMLSGGVLDILNTLFNPLLALDPNPQNPALTVLVIAFIVSLITTVANKYLVDQDKVNENQKKSRELSSRMREAQKKGDGKELAKLQAEQTEMLKNQNAVMMESFKPMLVTFVPIILIFFWMRTSIISNLVLILPAPAYWLTLTPFWHFIGQFLYGGKATIPYGIGWLLWYMICTFGMSQILRKFLGFKQGF from the coding sequence ATGGCTGATATTTTTAGTATGCTTAGTGGTGGGGTTTTGGATATATTGAATACATTATTCAATCCACTTCTTGCATTGGATCCAAACCCACAAAATCCTGCTTTAACAGTTTTAGTTATCGCATTTATTGTTTCTTTAATTACTACTGTTGCTAACAAGTATTTAGTAGATCAAGATAAAGTCAATGAAAATCAAAAAAAATCTAGAGAACTTTCTTCAAGAATGAGGGAAGCTCAAAAGAAAGGGGATGGAAAAGAACTTGCTAAACTTCAAGCTGAACAAACAGAAATGCTCAAAAATCAAAATGCAGTAATGATGGAATCTTTTAAACCAATGCTTGTTACTTTTGTTCCAATCATTTTAATTTTCTTTTGGATGAGGACTTCTATTATCAGTAATTTAGTTTTAATCTTACCTGCTCCTGCTTATTGGCTTACTTTAACTCCATTTTGGCATTTCATTGGTCAATTTTTATATGGAGGAAAAGCTACTATTCCATATGGTATTGGCTGGTTATTATGGTATATGATTTGTACTTTTGGTATGAGTCAAATTTTAAGAAAATTCTTAGGATTCAAACAAGGGTTCTAA
- a CDS encoding 30S ribosomal protein S14 — protein MISLPRKYGKAAKKCARCGDHSAMISRYGLNLCRQCFREIAPKIGFKKYN, from the coding sequence GTGATTAGTTTGCCAAGAAAATATGGAAAAGCAGCAAAAAAATGTGCTCGTTGTGGAGACCACTCTGCTATGATTAGTAGATATGGATTAAATTTGTGCAGACAATGTTTTAGGGAAATTGCTCCTAAAATCGGATTTAAAAAATATAATTAA
- a CDS encoding 50S ribosomal protein L5 encodes MNPMNEVKIEKATVSIGVGEAGEKLSRAITLLEEMFDQTPVKTYSKVTNPEWGIRKRQPIACKLTLRGEKADKAIEMVLEGISRNIKPTQFDAQGNLSFGIKEHIDIPGMKYNPDIGIFGMNVSITFEKPGYRIARRKIQQKKVPQKHRISKEETMKFMEENFNVNYVTEINE; translated from the coding sequence ATGAACCCAATGAATGAAGTTAAAATCGAAAAAGCTACTGTCAGTATTGGTGTAGGAGAAGCTGGTGAAAAATTATCACGTGCTATTACTCTTTTAGAAGAAATGTTTGATCAAACCCCAGTTAAAACTTATTCAAAAGTTACTAATCCTGAATGGGGTATCAGAAAACGTCAACCAATCGCATGTAAATTAACTTTACGTGGAGAGAAAGCTGACAAAGCAATTGAAATGGTTTTAGAAGGAATTAGCAGAAACATTAAACCTACTCAATTTGATGCTCAAGGAAACCTTTCCTTCGGTATTAAAGAACATATTGATATTCCTGGAATGAAATATAATCCTGATATCGGTATTTTTGGTATGAATGTTTCAATCACTTTTGAAAAACCTGGTTACAGAATAGCTAGAAGAAAAATCCAACAAAAGAAAGTTCCTCAAAAACATAGAATTTCTAAAGAAGAAACCATGAAATTCATGGAAGAAAACTTTAATGTTAATTATGTAACTGAAATAAATGAATAG
- a CDS encoding 50S ribosomal protein L30, translated as MFLVIRVRGTTGVIQKVADTLHMLRLNRINHAVLVEENPSFEGMLQKSKDYITWGEIDAELLAQLIAKRGRIEGNNKVTDEFVAENSDYKDIAELAEAVIKSEVKLADVGIKPVFRLHPPRKGYEDIRLSINEGGSLGYRGEEIKDLAKRML; from the coding sequence ATGTTTTTAGTTATTAGAGTTAGAGGAACTACTGGTGTCATTCAAAAAGTTGCTGACACTTTACACATGTTAAGACTTAACAGAATCAACCACGCAGTATTAGTTGAAGAAAATCCTAGTTTTGAAGGTATGCTTCAAAAGTCTAAGGATTACATTACCTGGGGTGAAATTGATGCTGAACTTTTAGCCCAACTTATTGCTAAAAGAGGTAGAATCGAAGGTAATAACAAAGTAACTGATGAATTTGTAGCTGAAAATTCAGATTACAAAGACATTGCTGAATTAGCAGAAGCTGTAATCAAATCAGAAGTTAAATTAGCTGATGTGGGAATTAAACCTGTATTCCGTTTACACCCTCCTAGAAAAGGATATGAGGATATCCGTTTATCCATTAATGAAGGTGGATCATTAGGTTACAGGGGCGAAGAAATTAAAGATCTCGCAAAAAGAATGCTTTAA
- a CDS encoding 50S ribosomal protein L32e, giving the protein MANKRFKRQEYARYKKLGIKWRRPRGKTSKMRRYEAGKPDMPAIGYRTPRAIRNLHPSGYNDVLVHNMNELEALNPETDAARISASIGKRKKLMMLDKASELGIKVLNKNI; this is encoded by the coding sequence ATGGCTAATAAAAGATTTAAAAGACAAGAATATGCTCGTTATAAAAAACTTGGAATAAAATGGAGACGCCCTAGAGGTAAAACAAGTAAAATGAGAAGATATGAAGCAGGAAAACCAGACATGCCTGCTATTGGATACAGAACCCCTAGAGCTATTAGGAATTTACACCCTTCCGGTTATAATGATGTTCTTGTTCACAATATGAATGAATTAGAAGCTTTAAATCCAGAAACTGATGCTGCAAGAATCAGTGCTTCTATTGGTAAAAGGAAAAAACTCATGATGTTAGATAAAGCATCTGAGTTAGGAATTAAAGTCTTAAATAAAAATATTTAA
- a CDS encoding 50S ribosomal protein L34e, with translation MPANRFRSRSYKRMRKNTPGGENVLRYKKKKPSKHVCAECGAVLHGVPRGRPYEIGKLSKTSKRPSRPYGGYLCTKCMRKHFKEEARK, from the coding sequence ATGCCTGCAAATAGGTTTAGATCAAGATCATATAAAAGAATGAGAAAAAACACTCCTGGTGGAGAAAATGTTTTAAGATACAAAAAGAAAAAACCATCTAAGCATGTTTGTGCTGAATGTGGTGCTGTATTACATGGAGTTCCTCGTGGACGTCCATATGAAATTGGTAAACTTTCAAAAACTAGTAAAAGACCTAGCCGTCCATACGGTGGGTACTTATGTACTAAATGTATGCGTAAACATTTCAAAGAAGAGGCTAGAAAATAA
- the cmk gene encoding (d)CMP kinase — MIITLGGLAGTGTTTTAELLSEKLDIPYISAGYVFRQMASERGMSVLEFSEFAEGNDDIDKEIDKRQAELAKSSDNLIVEGRLSAYFVEADLKLWLVTPFDVRSQRIAERESKSVDVASEEIIVREESEALRYMDIHNIDIKNMDIYDLIINTGTFNPEEVSEIILTTLKVI; from the coding sequence ATGATAATTACTCTCGGTGGATTAGCTGGAACTGGAACAACAACCACTGCGGAATTACTTAGTGAAAAGTTAGATATTCCTTATATTTCTGCAGGGTATGTTTTTAGACAGATGGCTTCTGAAAGAGGTATGTCTGTCTTGGAGTTTAGTGAATTCGCTGAAGGTAATGATGATATTGATAAAGAAATTGATAAAAGACAAGCTGAACTCGCTAAATCTTCAGATAATTTAATAGTTGAAGGCAGGTTATCTGCTTATTTTGTTGAAGCTGATTTAAAACTTTGGTTAGTAACTCCCTTTGATGTGCGTTCTCAAAGAATTGCTGAAAGGGAATCAAAATCTGTAGATGTAGCATCCGAAGAAATTATTGTTCGTGAGGAAAGTGAAGCTTTAAGATATATGGATATCCATAATATTGATATAAAAAATATGGATATTTATGATTTGATTATTAATACTGGTACATTCAATCCTGAAGAAGTATCAGAAATCATTTTAACAACATTAAAGGTGATATAA